Proteins from a single region of Stutzerimonas stutzeri:
- a CDS encoding helix-turn-helix transcriptional regulator, with protein sequence MKDQAVSAYQPAQPRVMLLSASKLLHSTLRQHLHDGPDCTLVHMIAPRPEQADAALILLDVASFDRDACVHLLRQFGDAPMALINAQPDQARRLVETHPWIRGVFYRATPRNIFVRGVQAMLAGGDWLPRQLMETLLCRYRQLSNAHQVIDELTLREKQILALAGQGLSNAAIGERLHLSIHTIKSHVHNALRKLGASNRAQGASLVLAHVGEAVS encoded by the coding sequence ATGAAAGATCAAGCTGTGTCGGCCTATCAGCCAGCCCAACCCCGCGTAATGCTGCTCTCTGCCAGCAAGCTGCTCCACAGCACGCTGCGCCAGCATCTCCACGATGGCCCCGACTGCACCCTCGTCCACATGATCGCACCGCGACCCGAGCAGGCCGACGCGGCATTGATCCTGCTCGATGTAGCCAGTTTCGACCGTGACGCCTGCGTGCATCTGCTTCGACAGTTCGGCGATGCACCCATGGCGCTGATCAACGCGCAACCGGATCAGGCCCGGCGGCTGGTCGAAACGCATCCGTGGATCCGCGGCGTTTTCTACCGCGCGACCCCACGCAACATCTTCGTGCGTGGGGTACAGGCCATGCTCGCCGGCGGTGACTGGCTGCCCAGGCAGCTAATGGAAACGCTGCTATGCCGTTACCGCCAGCTCAGCAACGCGCATCAGGTCATCGACGAACTGACGCTGCGCGAAAAACAGATTCTTGCCCTCGCCGGCCAGGGCCTGTCGAACGCAGCCATCGGTGAAAGGCTGCACCTGAGCATCCACACCATAAAGAGCCATGTGCACAACGCCCTGCGCAAGCTCGGCGCCAGCAATCGCGCGCAGGGCGCATCGCTGGTGCTGGCTCACGTTGGCGAGGCGGTGTCGTGA
- a CDS encoding outer membrane protein OmpK, with protein sequence MKRSLTTAALAAGFILSSQAMASPMLWQNNSLTYLYGKDYKVDAGDIQQTITFEHASGWTWGDVFLFVDNKWYNGISGSDGHTYYGEFSPRLSLGKITGTDLSFGPIKDVLISATYERGESQDDGTPNQNYLLGPAVDLAIPGFDRFSLNTYYRKPDGTTGKPGGQWQITPTWAMTFPVGKSDILFDGYIDWVVNDKKNSNTELKKNFHFNPQIKYDLGKALDYTPGKLYVGIEYDYWSNKYGIEDGGFVSENFVGPTDQNTFSAIVKAHF encoded by the coding sequence ATGAAGCGCAGCCTGACCACCGCAGCCCTCGCGGCCGGGTTCATCCTCAGCAGCCAAGCCATGGCCAGCCCAATGCTCTGGCAGAACAACAGCCTGACCTACCTGTACGGCAAGGATTACAAGGTGGATGCCGGCGACATCCAGCAGACCATCACCTTCGAACACGCCAGCGGCTGGACGTGGGGCGACGTGTTCCTGTTCGTAGACAACAAGTGGTACAACGGCATCTCCGGCAGCGACGGTCACACCTACTACGGTGAGTTCAGCCCGCGCCTTTCGCTGGGCAAGATCACGGGTACCGACCTGTCCTTCGGTCCGATCAAGGACGTGCTCATCTCGGCAACCTACGAGCGCGGAGAAAGCCAGGACGACGGTACGCCCAACCAGAACTACCTGCTCGGCCCGGCAGTCGATCTCGCCATTCCCGGTTTCGACCGCTTCTCGCTGAACACTTACTACCGTAAGCCCGACGGCACCACCGGCAAGCCGGGCGGTCAGTGGCAGATTACTCCGACCTGGGCCATGACCTTCCCGGTGGGCAAATCGGACATTCTCTTCGACGGCTATATCGACTGGGTCGTCAACGACAAGAAGAACAGCAACACCGAGCTGAAGAAGAACTTCCACTTCAACCCGCAGATCAAGTACGACCTCGGCAAGGCGCTGGACTACACGCCCGGCAAGCTCTATGTCGGTATCGAATACGACTACTGGTCGAACAAGTACGGCATCGAAGACGGAGGCTTCGTCAGCGAGAACTTCGTTGGCCCGACCGACCAGAACACCTTCAGCGCCATCGTCAAAGCGCATTTCTGA
- a CDS encoding CsgG/HfaB family protein, whose product MRSLFVAIGMMAVLQGCAVREPMSADQHPPTLTPRTSTYQDLLALPRPKGPLVAAVYGFRDQTGQYKPTPASSFSTAVTQGAASMLVDAMQASGWFVVLEREGLQNVLTERKIIRASQAKPDVAPNIQSELPSLLAANIIMEGAIVAYETNVRSGGQGARYLGIGLSQEYRVDQVTVNLRAIDVRSGRVLSNVMTTKTIFSVGRSANVYKFIEFKELLEAEAGYTTNEPAQLCVLSAIEAAVAHLIAQGVDRRLWQTAEGHGSEHPELSKYLSKLN is encoded by the coding sequence ATGAGAAGCCTATTCGTAGCCATAGGGATGATGGCTGTACTTCAGGGTTGCGCCGTACGCGAGCCCATGTCTGCCGACCAACACCCGCCAACCCTGACCCCACGTACTTCGACCTATCAGGATCTGCTCGCCCTGCCGCGCCCGAAAGGCCCGCTAGTGGCTGCCGTGTACGGCTTCCGCGACCAAACCGGCCAGTACAAGCCGACACCAGCCAGCTCGTTCTCCACCGCGGTGACCCAGGGCGCAGCGAGCATGCTGGTCGATGCCATGCAGGCCAGCGGCTGGTTCGTGGTGCTCGAGCGCGAAGGTCTGCAGAACGTACTGACCGAACGCAAAATCATCCGCGCATCGCAGGCCAAGCCGGATGTGGCACCTAACATCCAGTCCGAGCTGCCATCACTGCTGGCAGCGAACATCATCATGGAAGGCGCCATCGTCGCCTACGAGACCAACGTGCGCAGCGGCGGCCAGGGTGCGCGTTACCTCGGTATCGGGCTTTCCCAGGAGTACCGCGTCGACCAAGTCACGGTGAACCTGCGAGCCATCGACGTGCGCAGCGGCAGAGTGCTGTCGAACGTGATGACCACCAAGACGATCTTCTCCGTCGGCCGCAGCGCCAACGTCTACAAGTTCATCGAGTTCAAGGAACTGCTCGAAGCCGAGGCGGGTTACACCACCAACGAGCCGGCGCAGCTCTGCGTGCTTTCCGCGATTGAGGCCGCCGTCGCACACCTGATCGCCCAAGGTGTCGATCGACGCCTATGGCAGACCGCCGAGGGCCACGGCAGCGAGCATCCGGAACTGAGCAAGTATTTGAGCAAACTGAACTGA
- a CDS encoding zinc-dependent alcohol dehydrogenase family protein yields MSHKAIFVQPGGGYDRVVAGTSEAATPGAGEISVRLRANSLNYHDFAVVSGMWGPSEPRIPMADGAGEVVAVGAGVTEFAVGDAVVSTFFPDWLAGEPLIEGFATVPGDGIDGYAREMVTARATSFTHAPKGYSHAEASTLTTAGLTAWRALMADGKLKPGDSVLIQGTGGVSIFALQFAKMAGATVIATSSSDAKLERLREMGADHLINYRSTPAWGETVRQLTDGRGVDHVIEVGGPATLEQSMVAARIGGHISVIGILTGVAGELPLVPALVRQLRLQGVLVGSRAQQQDMIRAIDANGIRPVIDKHFAVDDIVEAFRYQETNQHFGKICLDI; encoded by the coding sequence ATGAGCCATAAAGCCATATTCGTGCAGCCCGGTGGCGGCTACGACCGGGTCGTCGCCGGCACCAGCGAGGCCGCCACGCCCGGCGCCGGCGAGATCAGCGTGCGCCTGCGCGCGAACTCGCTCAACTATCACGACTTCGCGGTGGTCAGCGGCATGTGGGGGCCGAGCGAGCCGCGCATCCCCATGGCCGATGGTGCCGGTGAAGTGGTGGCGGTGGGCGCAGGCGTGACCGAATTTGCGGTCGGCGATGCGGTGGTCAGCACCTTCTTCCCCGACTGGCTGGCCGGTGAGCCGCTGATCGAAGGTTTCGCCACGGTGCCGGGCGATGGCATCGATGGTTATGCACGGGAAATGGTCACCGCCCGCGCCACCTCGTTCACCCATGCACCCAAGGGCTACAGCCATGCCGAGGCGTCGACCCTGACCACCGCCGGCCTCACGGCCTGGCGTGCGCTGATGGCCGACGGCAAGCTCAAGCCCGGCGACAGCGTGCTGATCCAGGGCACCGGCGGGGTTTCCATCTTTGCCCTGCAGTTCGCCAAGATGGCCGGTGCCACGGTCATCGCCACCTCGTCCAGCGATGCCAAGCTTGAGCGCCTGCGCGAAATGGGCGCCGATCACCTGATCAACTACCGCAGCACGCCAGCCTGGGGTGAGACGGTGCGTCAGCTCACCGATGGCCGTGGGGTCGACCATGTGATCGAAGTCGGTGGGCCGGCAACGCTGGAGCAATCGATGGTCGCGGCACGCATCGGCGGGCATATCTCGGTGATCGGCATTCTCACCGGCGTTGCCGGCGAACTGCCGCTGGTACCGGCACTGGTGCGCCAGTTGCGTCTGCAGGGTGTGCTGGTCGGCAGTCGCGCTCAGCAGCAGGACATGATCCGCGCCATCGACGCCAACGGCATCCGCCCGGTGATCGACAAGCACTTCGCCGTGGACGATATCGTCGAGGCGTTCCGCTACCAGGAAACCAACCAGCACTTCGGCAAGATCTGCCTGGATATCTGA
- a CDS encoding curli assembly protein CsgF encodes MKQHIPRTIGTLLGSLLLSVGAHATELVYTPVNPSFGGSPLNGAWLLGNAQAQNKKKDPDALDRSSLLGNQSALDRFTSQLESRVLGDLLNGVKDGKTGMVTTDDFVVRVYNGDAGMLIVEIKDRLTGEISEIIVGQN; translated from the coding sequence ATGAAACAGCACATTCCTAGAACGATTGGCACGCTGCTAGGCAGCCTGCTGCTCAGCGTTGGCGCCCATGCCACTGAGCTGGTGTACACCCCAGTCAACCCATCCTTCGGCGGCAGCCCCCTCAACGGTGCATGGTTGCTGGGCAACGCCCAGGCGCAGAACAAGAAGAAGGACCCGGATGCACTGGATCGCTCATCGCTGCTGGGCAATCAATCCGCGCTGGATCGCTTCACCAGTCAGCTGGAGTCCCGCGTGCTCGGCGACCTGCTCAACGGTGTGAAGGACGGCAAGACCGGCATGGTTACCACCGACGACTTCGTCGTGCGCGTCTACAACGGCGATGCCGGCATGCTGATCGTGGAAATTAAAGACCGCCTCACCGGCGAAATATCCGAAATCATCGTCGGACAGAACTGA
- a CDS encoding LysR family transcriptional regulator, with translation MARKLRIHSPAIHYFDMVRRCQSIREASRRLNVASSAVNRQILKLEDEIGTPLFERLPSGLRLTAAGEIFARHVIVVLQDTERVRSELDALQGLRTGHVEIATVSGVTTDLLPGVLEQLRERYPRVTVGVTSLGSQAIPEAVISGQADIGLAFALPRTADLQQLGVGHFRLGAIVDPAHPLAERADVSFATCAEYPLILAKSDLSIHHLLAPLLARTRPRHKAPLETSSVELALQMAKRGAGVAFQTRIGIEAELASGTLMHVPLNDSGAVFSDLGVYVRSSRYLPVAVDAFVRALSEEIAIREAAQNGVASSATKTS, from the coding sequence GTGGCGCGCAAGCTGCGCATCCACTCGCCGGCCATCCATTACTTCGACATGGTGCGGCGCTGCCAGTCGATTCGCGAAGCCTCGCGGCGGCTGAACGTGGCCTCATCGGCGGTAAACCGACAGATCCTCAAACTTGAAGACGAGATCGGCACACCGCTATTCGAACGCCTGCCCAGCGGCCTGCGCCTGACCGCAGCCGGCGAGATTTTCGCCCGTCACGTCATCGTAGTACTGCAGGATACCGAGCGAGTGCGCTCCGAATTGGACGCACTCCAGGGCCTGCGCACTGGCCATGTGGAGATTGCCACCGTATCGGGCGTAACCACCGATTTGCTGCCCGGGGTGCTGGAGCAGCTGCGCGAGCGCTATCCTCGGGTCACGGTGGGCGTCACCAGCCTTGGCTCGCAGGCTATTCCTGAAGCGGTAATCAGCGGTCAGGCTGACATCGGCCTGGCTTTCGCACTGCCACGCACCGCTGATCTGCAGCAGCTGGGCGTCGGTCATTTTCGTCTGGGCGCCATCGTCGACCCGGCGCATCCATTGGCCGAACGCGCCGACGTCAGCTTCGCCACTTGCGCCGAATATCCGCTGATCCTGGCCAAGAGTGACCTCTCAATCCATCACCTGCTGGCACCGCTGCTGGCGCGTACTCGTCCGCGACACAAGGCGCCACTGGAAACCAGTTCGGTGGAGCTAGCCCTGCAGATGGCCAAGCGCGGCGCCGGTGTCGCTTTCCAGACGCGCATCGGCATCGAGGCAGAGCTCGCCAGCGGCACCCTGATGCACGTTCCGCTTAACGACAGTGGCGCGGTATTCAGCGATCTCGGCGTCTATGTGCGCAGTTCGCGTTACCTGCCTGTGGCCGTCGATGCCTTCGTCCGGGCGCTCAGCGAAGAAATCGCCATACGGGAGGCCGCGCAGAATGGCGTCGCGAGCAGCGCAACGAAAACAAGCTGA
- a CDS encoding ATP-dependent zinc protease translates to MSSRLLAVPAAMILSLATLSCHAAEGTPLGWVERGLILPEQVTVKFKLDTGALTSSMHAEDVDYFEKDGDKWVRFDLDLKDVEHDKLVKSRIERKLQRELTVRGAGGKEDRPVVLMKVCIGDRLLEEEFSLRDRDEMNYPVLLGRRTLEKLGPVDSARTFTIEPACEELAER, encoded by the coding sequence ATGTCATCCCGCCTGCTTGCCGTGCCCGCCGCAATGATTCTCTCGCTGGCGACCCTCTCCTGCCATGCCGCCGAGGGCACTCCGCTGGGCTGGGTCGAGCGTGGTCTGATACTCCCCGAACAAGTCACCGTGAAGTTCAAGCTCGACACCGGCGCCCTGACCTCCTCCATGCACGCCGAGGATGTCGACTACTTCGAGAAAGACGGTGACAAGTGGGTCCGCTTCGATCTGGACCTCAAGGACGTGGAGCACGACAAGCTGGTCAAGTCGCGCATCGAGCGCAAACTGCAGCGCGAGCTGACCGTGCGCGGCGCCGGCGGCAAGGAAGACAGGCCCGTCGTGCTGATGAAGGTCTGTATCGGCGATCGCCTGCTCGAAGAGGAGTTCTCGCTTCGCGACCGCGACGAGATGAACTACCCCGTCCTGCTCGGCCGACGCACGCTGGAAAAGCTCGGCCCGGTGGACTCGGCGCGCACCTTCACCATCGAGCCGGCCTGCGAAGAGCTGGCCGAACGCTAA
- a CDS encoding LysE family translocator: MADPLFWLVFFSAALALNLSPGPDLLYVISRTLSGGRRIGIISACGVCSGALVHVAFAALGISAILATSALAFTVVKYVGAAYLLYLGYQALRSAGSGTVLALKAAPRASAWKAYRQGVLVDLLNPKAAIFFMAFLPQFVRPEHGAVPLQLLVLGVLVVVVAIIIECIVVLLAARATQALRANPAISQWLDRALGSMLIALGIRLGLSERL, translated from the coding sequence ATGGCTGATCCGCTTTTCTGGCTGGTGTTTTTCTCGGCGGCGCTGGCGCTGAACCTGTCGCCCGGACCGGATCTGCTCTACGTGATTTCGCGTACCCTGAGTGGCGGCCGTCGCATCGGCATCATTTCCGCCTGTGGCGTATGCAGCGGTGCGCTGGTGCACGTGGCGTTCGCCGCGCTGGGTATCTCGGCCATCCTCGCCACTTCGGCGCTCGCGTTTACGGTGGTCAAGTACGTCGGTGCCGCCTATCTGCTGTATCTCGGCTATCAGGCACTGCGCTCGGCCGGTAGCGGAACCGTGCTGGCCCTCAAGGCGGCGCCGCGAGCGTCCGCGTGGAAGGCCTACCGCCAGGGCGTGCTGGTCGATCTGCTGAATCCTAAGGCGGCGATCTTCTTCATGGCATTCCTGCCTCAGTTCGTTCGCCCCGAGCATGGCGCCGTGCCTTTGCAGCTGCTGGTTCTCGGCGTGCTGGTAGTCGTGGTGGCGATCATCATCGAGTGCATTGTGGTGCTGCTGGCTGCTCGCGCCACCCAGGCGCTGCGCGCCAATCCGGCCATAAGCCAGTGGCTGGACCGGGCGCTGGGCTCGATGCTCATCGCGCTGGGTATTCGCCTGGGCTTGAGCGAGCGCCTCTGA
- a CDS encoding TetR/AcrR family transcriptional regulator, producing MDKNNAPQPLYTAHGKPAGRIRQKNEESILAAAAEEFARYGFKGTSMNAIATRAGLPKANVHYYFNSKLGLYVEVMRHILELWDTAFDDLTVDDDPATALAEYIRIKMEFSRRHPEASKIFAMEVISGCECLSEHFNKDYRNWFRGRAAVFDAWIAAGKMDPVDPMHLIFMIWSSTQHYADFSDQIRRINGKRMTRADFARASDNLIAVILKGCGLTPPPTPER from the coding sequence ATGGACAAGAACAACGCACCGCAGCCGCTCTACACCGCCCACGGCAAACCCGCAGGTCGTATTCGCCAGAAGAACGAGGAGTCGATTCTCGCAGCCGCCGCCGAAGAGTTCGCCCGCTATGGCTTCAAGGGCACCAGCATGAACGCCATCGCCACCCGTGCCGGGTTGCCCAAGGCGAACGTGCACTACTACTTCAACAGCAAGCTGGGGCTGTACGTCGAAGTCATGCGGCATATTCTCGAGCTCTGGGACACAGCCTTCGACGACCTCACCGTCGACGATGACCCGGCCACCGCCCTGGCCGAATACATCCGCATCAAGATGGAGTTCTCGCGGCGCCATCCCGAGGCCTCGAAGATCTTCGCCATGGAAGTCATCAGCGGCTGTGAATGCCTGTCCGAACATTTCAACAAGGACTACCGCAACTGGTTTCGTGGCCGTGCCGCCGTATTCGACGCATGGATCGCTGCCGGCAAGATGGACCCAGTGGACCCGATGCACCTGATCTTCATGATCTGGAGCAGCACTCAGCACTACGCCGACTTTTCCGATCAGATCCGTCGCATCAACGGCAAGCGCATGACCCGAGCAGACTTCGCTCGCGCCAGCGACAACCTGATCGCCGTCATCCTCAAAGGCTGCGGGCTTACGCCGCCGCCAACACCGGAGCGCTGA
- the csgE gene encoding curli production assembly/transport protein CsgE yields the protein MTRTAALLLLLLGLTAHADEAELQGFITNNTISRSGHEFYVRFCERLNDISSLDFNLAIKERPSARWGVLVWVEHENQTLYRRFLQPNVADMKEPAYEAADFVVQEINRRKIEALFEDNIDMAKDEL from the coding sequence GTGACACGCACCGCCGCACTGCTTCTGCTGCTGTTGGGCCTGACTGCTCACGCCGACGAAGCCGAGCTGCAGGGGTTCATTACCAACAACACCATCTCCCGCTCCGGACACGAATTCTACGTGCGCTTCTGCGAGCGCCTGAACGACATCAGCAGCCTGGACTTCAACCTCGCCATCAAGGAAAGGCCATCAGCCCGCTGGGGCGTCTTGGTCTGGGTGGAGCACGAGAACCAGACACTGTATCGCCGGTTCCTGCAGCCCAACGTGGCAGACATGAAGGAGCCGGCCTACGAGGCCGCCGATTTCGTGGTGCAGGAAATCAACCGGCGCAAGATCGAAGCGCTGTTCGAAGACAACATTGACATGGCCAAGGACGAGTTATGA
- a CDS encoding class I SAM-dependent methyltransferase — translation MTPEHLSTLQDHLLDALANLPDETRRLFHGRGRCYPGLEQLTVDWLQGVVLVALFRDPGEAERAALGQMLMALTESAAWQQSQAQRLLLQHRYLPDAPTEALLGDMPAEWQISENGLHYKLDLGRKQNNGLFLDMRYGRRWVQEQAQGKRVLNLFAYTCGFSVAAIAGGAEHVVNLDMASAALTRGRENHRLNGHDLSRVSFLGHELFKSWGKVRRLGLYDLIIIDPPSFQKGSFALTRDYQKILRKLPELLNAGGQVLACVNDPDIGADFLIQGMAAEAPQLRFEQRLENPPEFPDISPESGLKALLFVADDFGDSVSE, via the coding sequence ATGACGCCCGAACACCTCTCCACCCTGCAAGATCACCTGCTCGACGCGTTGGCCAACCTGCCCGACGAGACGCGGCGGTTGTTTCACGGCCGGGGCCGCTGCTATCCGGGGCTCGAACAACTCACCGTCGACTGGCTGCAGGGTGTGGTGCTGGTGGCGCTGTTCCGTGATCCAGGCGAGGCGGAACGGGCGGCGCTAGGGCAGATGCTCATGGCGCTGACCGAATCCGCGGCCTGGCAGCAGAGCCAGGCGCAGCGCTTGCTGCTGCAGCATCGCTATCTGCCGGACGCGCCGACCGAAGCGTTGCTGGGCGATATGCCCGCCGAGTGGCAGATCAGCGAGAACGGCCTGCACTACAAGCTCGATCTCGGGCGAAAGCAGAACAACGGTCTGTTTCTCGACATGCGCTACGGCCGACGCTGGGTGCAGGAACAGGCGCAGGGCAAGCGGGTGCTCAACCTGTTCGCCTACACCTGCGGCTTCTCCGTCGCGGCGATCGCTGGTGGCGCCGAGCATGTGGTCAACCTGGACATGGCGAGCGCGGCGTTGACCCGTGGGCGGGAGAACCATCGCCTCAATGGTCATGATCTCAGCCGGGTGAGCTTTCTCGGCCACGAGCTGTTCAAATCCTGGGGCAAGGTGCGCAGGCTCGGGCTCTATGACCTGATCATCATCGACCCGCCGTCCTTCCAGAAGGGCAGCTTCGCCCTGACCCGCGATTACCAGAAAATCCTGCGCAAGCTGCCGGAACTGCTGAATGCTGGCGGCCAGGTGCTGGCCTGTGTGAACGACCCGGATATCGGCGCGGACTTCCTGATCCAGGGCATGGCTGCCGAGGCGCCGCAGCTGCGCTTCGAGCAGCGCCTGGAAAACCCGCCGGAGTTTCCCGACATCAGCCCCGAGAGCGGGCTCAAGGCACTGCTGTTCGTCGCAGACGATTTCGGCGACTCGGTTTCGGAGTAG
- a CDS encoding TonB-dependent receptor domain-containing protein — protein sequence MPLVRSVGRPCHLSLTLLGTLLPMLAVAAEPITLQHEVITATQTAHSELSAPASVSVVTREDLDKLPVYNLADAVKYLPGVYINPSSAYGRKEIKLRGMDSDYTLLLVNGRRVNSREALVSNYANDFDLSSIPMAAIERIEVIRGPMSSLYGADAIGGVVNVILRKPTADTRAGIAYGYEHPTEGDSGDSHKTSGYISGSLIDDKLLGNLIIEGTDQAAWGSDQTKSPLIDAAEKRQNSSAYGTLSWLLDERQTLDLDVSYREDDRKATWSNSGFAFPTNVQEMKRSTFGLTHSGTWDGFNSRVRYYYEDVDLTDDSEVMTNLRGGRISDVNQTNHTVDGQVSAFLGNHLLTLGSELRRTELSHSNNLGSDIQVDQQALYLQDEFSLGQLDITLGARLDDHESYGTEFSPRAYSVYNLSDSWVIKGGVGKSFKAPSIAQSDPTYVEIACRGYCVTVGNEDLKPETASSYELGTFYQSDRLQAGIMFFQTDIEDMISTETTRLIRVNGQIVAEDPVLTTYNQPHVRIKGYELQGNYLLSDSIGLRANYTYADAKDRDTDEAIRNSPQHVANLGADWQALPKLGLNLDYQYTGSQYVYDVARSGTFETGAFHTLNLGARYQATKQLTLNGGLNNLTNEKRDEVAQAVDNILMGRTLFVGFAYDI from the coding sequence ATGCCCTTAGTAAGATCTGTTGGTCGTCCCTGTCACCTCTCGCTCACACTGCTCGGCACTCTGCTGCCGATGCTTGCCGTGGCTGCCGAGCCAATCACGCTGCAGCACGAGGTGATCACCGCCACCCAGACCGCCCATAGCGAGCTCAGCGCGCCGGCCAGTGTATCGGTCGTCACCCGCGAAGACCTCGACAAGCTGCCGGTGTACAACCTGGCCGACGCGGTGAAGTACCTGCCGGGCGTGTACATCAACCCGTCTTCGGCCTATGGCCGCAAGGAAATCAAACTGCGCGGGATGGATTCGGACTACACGCTGCTGCTGGTCAATGGCCGTCGCGTCAACTCCCGCGAGGCGCTGGTTTCCAACTACGCCAACGACTTCGACCTGTCGTCGATTCCCATGGCAGCCATCGAGCGCATCGAGGTGATCCGCGGGCCGATGTCATCGCTGTACGGTGCCGATGCCATTGGCGGCGTGGTCAACGTAATTCTGCGCAAACCGACCGCCGATACCCGAGCCGGCATTGCCTACGGCTACGAGCACCCGACCGAGGGTGACTCCGGCGACAGCCACAAGACCAGCGGCTACATCAGCGGCTCGCTGATCGACGACAAGCTGCTCGGCAATCTGATCATCGAGGGTACCGACCAGGCTGCCTGGGGCTCGGACCAGACGAAATCACCATTGATCGACGCGGCAGAGAAGCGCCAGAACAGCAGCGCCTATGGAACCCTCAGCTGGCTGCTGGACGAGCGCCAGACGCTCGATCTCGACGTGAGCTATCGCGAAGACGATCGCAAAGCCACATGGAGCAATTCGGGTTTTGCCTTCCCGACCAACGTCCAGGAGATGAAGCGCAGCACGTTCGGACTGACCCACAGCGGCACCTGGGATGGCTTCAACTCACGTGTTCGCTATTACTACGAAGATGTCGATCTGACCGACGATTCAGAAGTCATGACCAACCTGCGTGGCGGTCGAATCAGCGACGTCAACCAGACCAACCATACGGTCGACGGCCAGGTGAGCGCGTTTCTCGGCAACCACCTACTGACCCTCGGCAGCGAACTGCGCCGCACCGAACTCAGCCACAGTAACAACCTGGGCTCGGACATCCAGGTCGATCAGCAGGCGCTCTACCTGCAGGACGAATTCTCGCTGGGCCAGCTGGACATCACGCTCGGCGCACGCCTGGATGACCATGAAAGCTACGGCACTGAGTTCAGCCCGCGGGCCTACAGCGTGTACAACCTCAGCGACAGTTGGGTGATCAAGGGCGGCGTGGGCAAGTCCTTCAAGGCACCGAGCATCGCGCAATCCGATCCCACCTATGTGGAAATCGCCTGTCGCGGCTATTGCGTGACGGTCGGCAACGAGGACCTCAAACCCGAGACTGCCAGCAGTTACGAGCTCGGCACCTTCTACCAGAGCGACCGGCTGCAGGCCGGCATCATGTTCTTCCAGACCGACATCGAGGACATGATCAGCACCGAAACGACACGGTTGATTCGCGTGAACGGCCAGATCGTTGCCGAAGATCCGGTGCTGACCACCTACAACCAACCTCACGTGCGGATCAAGGGCTACGAGCTGCAGGGCAACTATCTGCTGAGCGATAGCATCGGCCTGCGCGCGAACTACACCTACGCCGATGCCAAGGACCGCGATACCGACGAGGCGATTCGCAATTCGCCGCAACATGTCGCCAACCTGGGCGCCGACTGGCAGGCGCTGCCGAAGCTCGGTTTGAACCTGGACTACCAGTACACCGGCAGCCAGTACGTGTACGACGTAGCGCGCTCCGGGACCTTCGAAACCGGTGCATTCCATACCTTGAATCTTGGCGCCCGCTACCAGGCCACCAAGCAACTGACACTCAACGGCGGGCTCAACAACCTGACCAACGAGAAGCGCGACGAAGTTGCCCAGGCCGTCGACAACATTCTCATGGGCCGCACGCTGTTCGTAGGCTTCGCCTACGACATCTGA
- a CDS encoding curli production assembly protein CsgB, with protein sequence MTRSQRIAHDLLLPAVLLLATYSHADLAIAADLAPSELSFASGGSPSLPHSGAQGALAVVQQSGQDMAGRIVQTGAELEAYIIQSGYANSASIEQIGQGNTALISQNGFGNDALIEQNGSDNRAAIAQQGASNRALIEQTGSGHNSNVSQSGQGLTVVVRQYR encoded by the coding sequence ATGACCCGCTCGCAACGGATTGCGCATGATCTGCTTTTACCCGCTGTTCTGCTGCTGGCTACCTACAGCCACGCAGATCTGGCCATCGCGGCCGATCTTGCGCCCAGCGAACTTTCCTTCGCCAGCGGCGGTTCCCCCAGCCTCCCCCATTCCGGCGCCCAAGGCGCGCTCGCGGTCGTTCAGCAATCCGGCCAGGACATGGCCGGGCGCATCGTACAAACCGGTGCGGAACTCGAGGCGTACATCATCCAGAGCGGCTACGCCAACAGCGCCTCTATCGAGCAGATTGGTCAGGGCAACACCGCGCTGATCAGCCAGAACGGCTTTGGCAACGACGCGCTTATCGAACAGAACGGCTCGGACAACCGCGCCGCCATCGCACAGCAGGGCGCGAGCAATCGCGCCCTCATCGAACAGACCGGCAGCGGGCATAACAGCAATGTCAGCCAGAGCGGCCAAGGTCTGACGGTAGTGGTTCGCCAGTACCGCTAA